The Misgurnus anguillicaudatus chromosome 21, ASM2758022v2, whole genome shotgun sequence genome includes a window with the following:
- the trim66 gene encoding tripartite motif-containing protein 66 isoform X2: protein MEKCCSDCTEPRMAQSLCTFCNKWLCFQCTDLHQHERTSTQPSDLQQQHQQQQQRDPPSPSEIGAGCCGHAVVMCPLHKQEPLELLCETCDLMACSICHLSTHKDHRLVHVGKALQDQRWLLQNLMAHVEEKRSAVESTAKQVQGRLHGIKITQRKAENQIKMAKMIMTNELNKRANLLIEQLESISSDFKQRLEDQLQGAIELCSQLEHVQNFITWATAHHRRNPLLFSKELIALQMQQLLEPLMLSDSWAPLKIKFNWDASFWTKQMSTLGQLVVEGGSRSYTEVVGHPSILRPQPVPCIAMPPLCHTVREPGCAYQTFCQPQLCCLHCRPTQSVALDKYPVTLDKYPAQCPQATSQSSPPSLRGCWEADASVLVNPGPDSVQHGASRQPSGSNSESLPPNSNSTIIDGRISEPDRIYGGRGQTAASGSEASSNSDFQQVQGQAQDQPTTESSDQAMVELQPMFACIDDGRRSSASEMYAPAQGRGDDSRSRSGSETRSRSRSSPVGPGGAPKRLSKDAQSLATVTGDQGCVTQQVCPRLTETEDDADIIRGPQRNVRRGSSLTTKSEPENVYAYAYEKKTRKKRRVSRGDTDTSDKEASDGSKVAVVCLERLKILVSRHPPQSQQNTDLPSETSESGLKPERRVPEREAPSEGTLSEESGQTGDSLLPTEQPSSEHLHYGGSSSPPEVSQPAVHELSNTNQESGLLGISSDTVPALQPDTEEIHSDHDPPSEPRSVPASDFQAYSTGEPELVSDADIPESQAESESDMASEQPPESVLSTSEQEFESDPDSTAEVRLNLEPESEWEAERTVLPPDTSSETTSDAAVEPEATVERPEIENEDFCAVCLIGGDLLCCDRCPKVFHLSCHVPPLRSFPTGDWICTLCRDVEQPEVENECENVQMSTGTVPYGLSACDQRKCEKLTLLILSNILSAPFHEPVSPLARHYYQIIKKPMDLSVIKNRLNRNSHTHYQSPQQFVSDVLLMFKNCAKFNYADSEVAQAGHSLKSFFLSKLREVFPHLRCPVQEDEEEEEESDSEDYEDLERAAVTGFPWPERKEQSHRKRKRRHSLNWRRNHY from the exons ATGGAGAAG TGTTGCTCCGACTGCACAGAGCCCAGGATGGCACAGAGCTTGTGCACCTTTTGCAACAAGTGGCTGTGTTTCCAATGCACAGACCTACATCAGCACGAGAGGACCTCGACTCAACCCTCTGACCTGCAGCAGCAGcatcagcagcagcagcagagaGACCCTCCGTCACCATCCGAAATAG GAGCCGGTTGTTGCGGGCATGCTGTTGTCATGTGTCCTCTCCACAAACAGGAGCCTTTggagctgctctgtgaaacGTGCGACCTCATGGCCTGCAGCATCTGTCACCTGTCCACCCACAAAGACCATCG gcTGGTGCACGTTGGAAAAGCTTTACAAGACCAGCGATGGCTCCTGCAGAACCTCATGGCACACGTGGAGGAGAAGAGGTCGGCCGTGGAGAGCACAGCCAAGCAGGTCCAGGGCAG GCTCCACGGTATAAAGATCACGCAGAGGAAGGCAGAGAACCAGATTAAAATGGCTAAGATGATTATGACGAACGAGCTTAACAAACGGGCCAACCTATTAATAGAACAACTGGAG AGTATCTCCAGCGATTTCAAGCAACGTCTGGAGGACCAGCTGCAGGGAGCCATAGAGCTGTGCAGTCAGCTGGAGCACGTGCAGAACTTCATTACCTGGGCCACAGCCCACCACAGGCGCAATCCACTGCTATTCAGCAAAGAGCTG attGCTCTTCAGATGCAGCAGTTGTTGGAGCCATTGATGCTTTCAGACTCCTGGGCCCCTTTAAAAATTAAGTTCAACTGGGATGCCAGTTTCTGGACCAAGCAGATGTCCACCTTAG GTCAGCTGGTTGTTGAGGGCGGAAGTCGTTCTTACACCGAGGTTGTCGGTCACCCCAGTATCTTGCGACCTCAGCCTGTACCTTGCATAGCCATGCCTCCTCTGTGCCACACGGTGCGTGAACCTGGCTGCGCCTACCAGACCTTTTGCCAGCCTCAACTCTGCTGCCTTCACTGCAGACCTACCCAGTCGGTTGCTTTGGACAAGTACCCCGTAACCCTGGACAAATACCCCGCCCAGTGTCCACAGGCCACCAGCCAGAGCTCCCCGCCATCACTCCGCGGCTGTTGGGAAGCTGATGCTTCTGTCCTTGTGAACCCAGGGCCTGACTCTGTCCAGCACGGAGCCAGCCGCCAACCTTCCGGATCCAACAGCGAGTCACTCCCTCCTAATTCGAATTCGACCATCATTGACGGGAGAATATCCGAACCAGACCGGATTTACGGCGGGAGAGGACAAACAGCTGCATCAGGAAGTGAGGCATCATCAAACAGTGATTTTCAGCAGGTCCAGGGTCAGGCTCAAGACCAGCCGACCACAGAATCCAGCGACCAAGCCATGGTTGAACTGCAGCCTATGTTTGCTTGTATAGATGACGGCAGG AGATCATCGGCGTCTGAGATGTACGCACCGGCTCAAGGCCGGGGAGATGATAGCCGGAGCCGTTCCGGTTCAGAGACGAGGTCCAGGTCTCGGAGCAGCCCGGTAGGACCCGGAGGAGCTCCTAAGAGGCTCTCTAAAGATGCTCAAAGCCTGGCAACAGTGACTGGAGACCAGGGATGCGTAACACAGCAG GTATGTCCACGGCTCACAGAGACAGAGGATGATGCCGATATCATCCGAGGACCTCAGCGGAATGTTCGCCGTGGATCCTCTCTGACCACCAAGTCCGAGCCAg AAAATGTATATGCATATGCCTACGAAAAGAAAACCAGAAAGAAAAGAAGAGTTTCGAGAGGAGATACAGACACAAG TGACAAAGAAGCATCTGACGGTTCCAAGGTTGCAGTTGTGTGCCTTGAGAGACTTAAGATCTTGGTGTCACGGCATCCACCACAgagccaacaaaacacagacctCCCATCTGAAACTTCTGAGTCTGGACTGAAACCTGAAAGAAGAGTGCCGGAAAGAGAAGCACCTTCTGAG GGAACATTGAGTGAGGAGTCAGGTCAGACAGGGGACAGCTTGCTGCCCACAGAGCAGCCGTCATCAGAGCATTTGCATTACGGTGGATCATCCAGCCCCCCTGAGGTATCTCAGCCTGCTGTGCATGAATTAAGCAACACAAACCAAGAATCTGGGCTTCTAGGCATATCCAGCGATACCGTTCCTGCCCTGCAACCAGACACGGAAGAGATTCACTCTGATCATGATCCTCCATCTGAACCCAGATCAGTGCCAGCTTCTGATTTTCAAGCATACTCCACAGGAGAGCCTGAACTGGTCTCAGATGCAGATATTCCGGAATCGCAAGCAGAATCGGAATCGGATATGGCATCCGAGCAGCCTCCCGAATCCGTGCTCTCGACTTCCGAACAGGAATTCGAATCTGATCCGGATTCCACAGCTGAAGTGAGACTGAATCTCGAACCGGAGTCTGAATGGGAGGCGGAGCGGACCGTTCTCCCACCTGACACCAGCTCGGAGACGACATCAGATGCTGCCGTTGAACCCGAGGCCACTGTGGAGAGACCTGAGATAGAAAACGAGGACTTCTGTGCAGTCTGTCTCATTGGTGGAGACCTTCTGTGCTGTGACCGCTGCCCTAAAGTCTTTCACCTGTCGTGCCATGTGCCACCACTGCGGAGTTTCCCAAC AGGCGACTGGATTTGTACCCTGTGCCGGGATGTGGAGCAGCCAGAGGTGGAAAATGAATGTGAGAATGTGCAGATGTCCACCGGCACGGTGCCATATGGACTGTCGGCGTGTGACCAGAGG AAATGTGAGAAGTTGACACTGCTGATCCTCAGCAACATTCTTAGCGCTCCGTTTCATGAGCCTGTCAGCCCTCtg GCTCGTCATTATTATCAGATCATCAAGAAGCCCATGGATTTGTCTGTCATCAAGAACAGACTCAACAGAAACAGCCACACACACTATCAATCTCCTCAGCAGTTTGTGTCTGACGTCCTGCTGATGTTCAAAAACTGTGCCAAGTTCAACTAT GCGGACTCAGAGGTGGCTCAGGCCGGACACAGTCTGAAGTCATTCTTCCTTTCTAAACTAAGGGAGGTCTTCCCACATCTGAGGTGCCCTGTGCAggaggatgaggaggaagaggaggaatcAGACAGTGAAGATTATGAGGACCTGGAGAGAGCTGCGGTGACCGGATTCCCCTGGCCGGAGAGAAAGGAGCAGAGCCACagaaagaggaagaggaggcACTCCCTCAACTGGAGGAGAAATCACTACTAG
- the trim66 gene encoding tripartite motif-containing protein 66 isoform X3, with the protein MCPLHKQEPLELLCETCDLMACSICHLSTHKDHRLVHVGKALQDQRWLLQNLMAHVEEKRSAVESTAKQVQGRLHGIKITQRKAENQIKMAKMIMTNELNKRANLLIEQLESISSDFKQRLEDQLQGAIELCSQLEHVQNFITWATAHHRRNPLLFSKELIALQMQQLLEPLMLSDSWAPLKIKFNWDASFWTKQMSTLGQLVVEGGSRSYTEVVGHPSILRPQPVPCIAMPPLCHTVREPGCAYQTFCQPQLCCLHCRPTQSVALDKYPVTLDKYPAQCPQATSQSSPPSLRGCWEADASVLVNPGPDSVQHGASRQPSGSNSESLPPNSNSTIIDGRISEPDRIYGGRGQTAASGSEASSNSDFQQVQGQAQDQPTTESSDQAMVELQPMFACIDDGRRSSASEMYAPAQGRGDDSRSRSGSETRSRSRSSPVGPGGAPKRLSKDAQSLATVTGDQGCVTQQQVCPRLTETEDDADIIRGPQRNVRRGSSLTTKSEPENVYAYAYEKKTRKKRRVSRGDTDTSDKEASDGSKVAVVCLERLKILVSRHPPQSQQNTDLPSETSESGLKPERRVPEREAPSEGTLSEESGQTGDSLLPTEQPSSEHLHYGGSSSPPEVSQPAVHELSNTNQESGLLGISSDTVPALQPDTEEIHSDHDPPSEPRSVPASDFQAYSTGEPELVSDADIPESQAESESDMASEQPPESVLSTSEQEFESDPDSTAEVRLNLEPESEWEAERTVLPPDTSSETTSDAAVEPEATVERPEIENEDFCAVCLIGGDLLCCDRCPKVFHLSCHVPPLRSFPTGDWICTLCRDVEQPEVENECENVQMSTGTVPYGLSACDQRKCEKLTLLILSNILSAPFHEPVSPLARHYYQIIKKPMDLSVIKNRLNRNSHTHYQSPQQFVSDVLLMFKNCAKFNYADSEVAQAGHSLKSFFLSKLREVFPHLRCPVQEDEEEEEESDSEDYEDLERAAVTGFPWPERKEQSHRKRKRRHSLNWRRNHY; encoded by the exons ATGTGTCCTCTCCACAAACAGGAGCCTTTggagctgctctgtgaaacGTGCGACCTCATGGCCTGCAGCATCTGTCACCTGTCCACCCACAAAGACCATCG gcTGGTGCACGTTGGAAAAGCTTTACAAGACCAGCGATGGCTCCTGCAGAACCTCATGGCACACGTGGAGGAGAAGAGGTCGGCCGTGGAGAGCACAGCCAAGCAGGTCCAGGGCAG GCTCCACGGTATAAAGATCACGCAGAGGAAGGCAGAGAACCAGATTAAAATGGCTAAGATGATTATGACGAACGAGCTTAACAAACGGGCCAACCTATTAATAGAACAACTGGAG AGTATCTCCAGCGATTTCAAGCAACGTCTGGAGGACCAGCTGCAGGGAGCCATAGAGCTGTGCAGTCAGCTGGAGCACGTGCAGAACTTCATTACCTGGGCCACAGCCCACCACAGGCGCAATCCACTGCTATTCAGCAAAGAGCTG attGCTCTTCAGATGCAGCAGTTGTTGGAGCCATTGATGCTTTCAGACTCCTGGGCCCCTTTAAAAATTAAGTTCAACTGGGATGCCAGTTTCTGGACCAAGCAGATGTCCACCTTAG GTCAGCTGGTTGTTGAGGGCGGAAGTCGTTCTTACACCGAGGTTGTCGGTCACCCCAGTATCTTGCGACCTCAGCCTGTACCTTGCATAGCCATGCCTCCTCTGTGCCACACGGTGCGTGAACCTGGCTGCGCCTACCAGACCTTTTGCCAGCCTCAACTCTGCTGCCTTCACTGCAGACCTACCCAGTCGGTTGCTTTGGACAAGTACCCCGTAACCCTGGACAAATACCCCGCCCAGTGTCCACAGGCCACCAGCCAGAGCTCCCCGCCATCACTCCGCGGCTGTTGGGAAGCTGATGCTTCTGTCCTTGTGAACCCAGGGCCTGACTCTGTCCAGCACGGAGCCAGCCGCCAACCTTCCGGATCCAACAGCGAGTCACTCCCTCCTAATTCGAATTCGACCATCATTGACGGGAGAATATCCGAACCAGACCGGATTTACGGCGGGAGAGGACAAACAGCTGCATCAGGAAGTGAGGCATCATCAAACAGTGATTTTCAGCAGGTCCAGGGTCAGGCTCAAGACCAGCCGACCACAGAATCCAGCGACCAAGCCATGGTTGAACTGCAGCCTATGTTTGCTTGTATAGATGACGGCAGG AGATCATCGGCGTCTGAGATGTACGCACCGGCTCAAGGCCGGGGAGATGATAGCCGGAGCCGTTCCGGTTCAGAGACGAGGTCCAGGTCTCGGAGCAGCCCGGTAGGACCCGGAGGAGCTCCTAAGAGGCTCTCTAAAGATGCTCAAAGCCTGGCAACAGTGACTGGAGACCAGGGATGCGTAACACAGCAG CAGGTATGTCCACGGCTCACAGAGACAGAGGATGATGCCGATATCATCCGAGGACCTCAGCGGAATGTTCGCCGTGGATCCTCTCTGACCACCAAGTCCGAGCCAg AAAATGTATATGCATATGCCTACGAAAAGAAAACCAGAAAGAAAAGAAGAGTTTCGAGAGGAGATACAGACACAAG TGACAAAGAAGCATCTGACGGTTCCAAGGTTGCAGTTGTGTGCCTTGAGAGACTTAAGATCTTGGTGTCACGGCATCCACCACAgagccaacaaaacacagacctCCCATCTGAAACTTCTGAGTCTGGACTGAAACCTGAAAGAAGAGTGCCGGAAAGAGAAGCACCTTCTGAG GGAACATTGAGTGAGGAGTCAGGTCAGACAGGGGACAGCTTGCTGCCCACAGAGCAGCCGTCATCAGAGCATTTGCATTACGGTGGATCATCCAGCCCCCCTGAGGTATCTCAGCCTGCTGTGCATGAATTAAGCAACACAAACCAAGAATCTGGGCTTCTAGGCATATCCAGCGATACCGTTCCTGCCCTGCAACCAGACACGGAAGAGATTCACTCTGATCATGATCCTCCATCTGAACCCAGATCAGTGCCAGCTTCTGATTTTCAAGCATACTCCACAGGAGAGCCTGAACTGGTCTCAGATGCAGATATTCCGGAATCGCAAGCAGAATCGGAATCGGATATGGCATCCGAGCAGCCTCCCGAATCCGTGCTCTCGACTTCCGAACAGGAATTCGAATCTGATCCGGATTCCACAGCTGAAGTGAGACTGAATCTCGAACCGGAGTCTGAATGGGAGGCGGAGCGGACCGTTCTCCCACCTGACACCAGCTCGGAGACGACATCAGATGCTGCCGTTGAACCCGAGGCCACTGTGGAGAGACCTGAGATAGAAAACGAGGACTTCTGTGCAGTCTGTCTCATTGGTGGAGACCTTCTGTGCTGTGACCGCTGCCCTAAAGTCTTTCACCTGTCGTGCCATGTGCCACCACTGCGGAGTTTCCCAAC AGGCGACTGGATTTGTACCCTGTGCCGGGATGTGGAGCAGCCAGAGGTGGAAAATGAATGTGAGAATGTGCAGATGTCCACCGGCACGGTGCCATATGGACTGTCGGCGTGTGACCAGAGG AAATGTGAGAAGTTGACACTGCTGATCCTCAGCAACATTCTTAGCGCTCCGTTTCATGAGCCTGTCAGCCCTCtg GCTCGTCATTATTATCAGATCATCAAGAAGCCCATGGATTTGTCTGTCATCAAGAACAGACTCAACAGAAACAGCCACACACACTATCAATCTCCTCAGCAGTTTGTGTCTGACGTCCTGCTGATGTTCAAAAACTGTGCCAAGTTCAACTAT GCGGACTCAGAGGTGGCTCAGGCCGGACACAGTCTGAAGTCATTCTTCCTTTCTAAACTAAGGGAGGTCTTCCCACATCTGAGGTGCCCTGTGCAggaggatgaggaggaagaggaggaatcAGACAGTGAAGATTATGAGGACCTGGAGAGAGCTGCGGTGACCGGATTCCCCTGGCCGGAGAGAAAGGAGCAGAGCCACagaaagaggaagaggaggcACTCCCTCAACTGGAGGAGAAATCACTACTAG
- the trim66 gene encoding tripartite motif-containing protein 66 isoform X1: protein MEKCCSDCTEPRMAQSLCTFCNKWLCFQCTDLHQHERTSTQPSDLQQQHQQQQQRDPPSPSEIGAGCCGHAVVMCPLHKQEPLELLCETCDLMACSICHLSTHKDHRLVHVGKALQDQRWLLQNLMAHVEEKRSAVESTAKQVQGRLHGIKITQRKAENQIKMAKMIMTNELNKRANLLIEQLESISSDFKQRLEDQLQGAIELCSQLEHVQNFITWATAHHRRNPLLFSKELIALQMQQLLEPLMLSDSWAPLKIKFNWDASFWTKQMSTLGQLVVEGGSRSYTEVVGHPSILRPQPVPCIAMPPLCHTVREPGCAYQTFCQPQLCCLHCRPTQSVALDKYPVTLDKYPAQCPQATSQSSPPSLRGCWEADASVLVNPGPDSVQHGASRQPSGSNSESLPPNSNSTIIDGRISEPDRIYGGRGQTAASGSEASSNSDFQQVQGQAQDQPTTESSDQAMVELQPMFACIDDGRRSSASEMYAPAQGRGDDSRSRSGSETRSRSRSSPVGPGGAPKRLSKDAQSLATVTGDQGCVTQQQVCPRLTETEDDADIIRGPQRNVRRGSSLTTKSEPENVYAYAYEKKTRKKRRVSRGDTDTSDKEASDGSKVAVVCLERLKILVSRHPPQSQQNTDLPSETSESGLKPERRVPEREAPSEGTLSEESGQTGDSLLPTEQPSSEHLHYGGSSSPPEVSQPAVHELSNTNQESGLLGISSDTVPALQPDTEEIHSDHDPPSEPRSVPASDFQAYSTGEPELVSDADIPESQAESESDMASEQPPESVLSTSEQEFESDPDSTAEVRLNLEPESEWEAERTVLPPDTSSETTSDAAVEPEATVERPEIENEDFCAVCLIGGDLLCCDRCPKVFHLSCHVPPLRSFPTGDWICTLCRDVEQPEVENECENVQMSTGTVPYGLSACDQRKCEKLTLLILSNILSAPFHEPVSPLARHYYQIIKKPMDLSVIKNRLNRNSHTHYQSPQQFVSDVLLMFKNCAKFNYADSEVAQAGHSLKSFFLSKLREVFPHLRCPVQEDEEEEEESDSEDYEDLERAAVTGFPWPERKEQSHRKRKRRHSLNWRRNHY, encoded by the exons ATGGAGAAG TGTTGCTCCGACTGCACAGAGCCCAGGATGGCACAGAGCTTGTGCACCTTTTGCAACAAGTGGCTGTGTTTCCAATGCACAGACCTACATCAGCACGAGAGGACCTCGACTCAACCCTCTGACCTGCAGCAGCAGcatcagcagcagcagcagagaGACCCTCCGTCACCATCCGAAATAG GAGCCGGTTGTTGCGGGCATGCTGTTGTCATGTGTCCTCTCCACAAACAGGAGCCTTTggagctgctctgtgaaacGTGCGACCTCATGGCCTGCAGCATCTGTCACCTGTCCACCCACAAAGACCATCG gcTGGTGCACGTTGGAAAAGCTTTACAAGACCAGCGATGGCTCCTGCAGAACCTCATGGCACACGTGGAGGAGAAGAGGTCGGCCGTGGAGAGCACAGCCAAGCAGGTCCAGGGCAG GCTCCACGGTATAAAGATCACGCAGAGGAAGGCAGAGAACCAGATTAAAATGGCTAAGATGATTATGACGAACGAGCTTAACAAACGGGCCAACCTATTAATAGAACAACTGGAG AGTATCTCCAGCGATTTCAAGCAACGTCTGGAGGACCAGCTGCAGGGAGCCATAGAGCTGTGCAGTCAGCTGGAGCACGTGCAGAACTTCATTACCTGGGCCACAGCCCACCACAGGCGCAATCCACTGCTATTCAGCAAAGAGCTG attGCTCTTCAGATGCAGCAGTTGTTGGAGCCATTGATGCTTTCAGACTCCTGGGCCCCTTTAAAAATTAAGTTCAACTGGGATGCCAGTTTCTGGACCAAGCAGATGTCCACCTTAG GTCAGCTGGTTGTTGAGGGCGGAAGTCGTTCTTACACCGAGGTTGTCGGTCACCCCAGTATCTTGCGACCTCAGCCTGTACCTTGCATAGCCATGCCTCCTCTGTGCCACACGGTGCGTGAACCTGGCTGCGCCTACCAGACCTTTTGCCAGCCTCAACTCTGCTGCCTTCACTGCAGACCTACCCAGTCGGTTGCTTTGGACAAGTACCCCGTAACCCTGGACAAATACCCCGCCCAGTGTCCACAGGCCACCAGCCAGAGCTCCCCGCCATCACTCCGCGGCTGTTGGGAAGCTGATGCTTCTGTCCTTGTGAACCCAGGGCCTGACTCTGTCCAGCACGGAGCCAGCCGCCAACCTTCCGGATCCAACAGCGAGTCACTCCCTCCTAATTCGAATTCGACCATCATTGACGGGAGAATATCCGAACCAGACCGGATTTACGGCGGGAGAGGACAAACAGCTGCATCAGGAAGTGAGGCATCATCAAACAGTGATTTTCAGCAGGTCCAGGGTCAGGCTCAAGACCAGCCGACCACAGAATCCAGCGACCAAGCCATGGTTGAACTGCAGCCTATGTTTGCTTGTATAGATGACGGCAGG AGATCATCGGCGTCTGAGATGTACGCACCGGCTCAAGGCCGGGGAGATGATAGCCGGAGCCGTTCCGGTTCAGAGACGAGGTCCAGGTCTCGGAGCAGCCCGGTAGGACCCGGAGGAGCTCCTAAGAGGCTCTCTAAAGATGCTCAAAGCCTGGCAACAGTGACTGGAGACCAGGGATGCGTAACACAGCAG CAGGTATGTCCACGGCTCACAGAGACAGAGGATGATGCCGATATCATCCGAGGACCTCAGCGGAATGTTCGCCGTGGATCCTCTCTGACCACCAAGTCCGAGCCAg AAAATGTATATGCATATGCCTACGAAAAGAAAACCAGAAAGAAAAGAAGAGTTTCGAGAGGAGATACAGACACAAG TGACAAAGAAGCATCTGACGGTTCCAAGGTTGCAGTTGTGTGCCTTGAGAGACTTAAGATCTTGGTGTCACGGCATCCACCACAgagccaacaaaacacagacctCCCATCTGAAACTTCTGAGTCTGGACTGAAACCTGAAAGAAGAGTGCCGGAAAGAGAAGCACCTTCTGAG GGAACATTGAGTGAGGAGTCAGGTCAGACAGGGGACAGCTTGCTGCCCACAGAGCAGCCGTCATCAGAGCATTTGCATTACGGTGGATCATCCAGCCCCCCTGAGGTATCTCAGCCTGCTGTGCATGAATTAAGCAACACAAACCAAGAATCTGGGCTTCTAGGCATATCCAGCGATACCGTTCCTGCCCTGCAACCAGACACGGAAGAGATTCACTCTGATCATGATCCTCCATCTGAACCCAGATCAGTGCCAGCTTCTGATTTTCAAGCATACTCCACAGGAGAGCCTGAACTGGTCTCAGATGCAGATATTCCGGAATCGCAAGCAGAATCGGAATCGGATATGGCATCCGAGCAGCCTCCCGAATCCGTGCTCTCGACTTCCGAACAGGAATTCGAATCTGATCCGGATTCCACAGCTGAAGTGAGACTGAATCTCGAACCGGAGTCTGAATGGGAGGCGGAGCGGACCGTTCTCCCACCTGACACCAGCTCGGAGACGACATCAGATGCTGCCGTTGAACCCGAGGCCACTGTGGAGAGACCTGAGATAGAAAACGAGGACTTCTGTGCAGTCTGTCTCATTGGTGGAGACCTTCTGTGCTGTGACCGCTGCCCTAAAGTCTTTCACCTGTCGTGCCATGTGCCACCACTGCGGAGTTTCCCAAC AGGCGACTGGATTTGTACCCTGTGCCGGGATGTGGAGCAGCCAGAGGTGGAAAATGAATGTGAGAATGTGCAGATGTCCACCGGCACGGTGCCATATGGACTGTCGGCGTGTGACCAGAGG AAATGTGAGAAGTTGACACTGCTGATCCTCAGCAACATTCTTAGCGCTCCGTTTCATGAGCCTGTCAGCCCTCtg GCTCGTCATTATTATCAGATCATCAAGAAGCCCATGGATTTGTCTGTCATCAAGAACAGACTCAACAGAAACAGCCACACACACTATCAATCTCCTCAGCAGTTTGTGTCTGACGTCCTGCTGATGTTCAAAAACTGTGCCAAGTTCAACTAT GCGGACTCAGAGGTGGCTCAGGCCGGACACAGTCTGAAGTCATTCTTCCTTTCTAAACTAAGGGAGGTCTTCCCACATCTGAGGTGCCCTGTGCAggaggatgaggaggaagaggaggaatcAGACAGTGAAGATTATGAGGACCTGGAGAGAGCTGCGGTGACCGGATTCCCCTGGCCGGAGAGAAAGGAGCAGAGCCACagaaagaggaagaggaggcACTCCCTCAACTGGAGGAGAAATCACTACTAG